A single genomic interval of Drosophila virilis strain 15010-1051.87 chromosome 2, Dvir_AGI_RSII-ME, whole genome shotgun sequence harbors:
- the LOC6629637 gene encoding very long chain fatty acid elongase AAEL008004 produces MSVKLNETQNIVDKMVNFFVEHEDLRTKSWFLSNAPGPLFMILGAYLYFCLYAGPRYMRDRKPFELKNTLLIYNAVQVLLSWVLFYEGYKGGWGGHYNFKCQPVTYATDPISMRMARAVWLYYIAKITELLDTVFFVLRKKDRQISFLHLYHHTLMPVCAFIGVKYFAGGHGTLLGFINSFIHIIMYAYYLLSAMGPKVQKYLWWKKYITILQIVQFLIIFVHTLQIQFQPNCNFPKSIAALLTFNAGLFTYMFSSFYVHNYKREAKQAAQAKLAAQAKLAVKQE; encoded by the exons ATGTCGGTCAAACTGAACGAAACACAGAACATTGTTGACAAGATGGTCAACTTTTTTGTGGAGCACGAGGATTTGCGCACAAAG AGTTGGTTCCTCTCGAATGCACCCGGACCGCTGTTCATGATACTCGGCGCCTATCTGTACTTCTGCCTGTATGCCGGACCGCGCTACATGCGCGACCGGAAGCCGTTCGAGTTGAAGAACACGCTCCTGATCTACAATGCGGTGCAGGTGCTGCTCAGCTGGGTGCTCTTCTATGAGGGCTACAAGGGCGGCTGGGGCGGTCATTACAACTTCAAATGCCAGCCCGTGACCTATGCCACAGATCCCATCTCCATGAGA ATGGCGCGCGCTGTCTGGCTGTACTACATTGCCAAGATAACGGAGCTGCTGGACACGGTGTTCTTTGTGCTGCGCAAAAAGGATCGCCAGATCTCGTTCCTGCATCTGTACCATCACACACTGATGCCCGTTTGCGCCTTCATTGGCGTCAAGTACTTCGCCGGCGGCCATGGCACATTGTTGGGCTTCATCAACTCCTTCATCCACATCATTATGTACGCTTACTATCTGCTCTCGGCTATGGGACCCAAGGTGCAGAAGTATCTCTGGTGGAAGAAGTACATCACCATTCTCCAGATT GTGCAATTCCTTATCATCTTTGTGCACACGCTGCAGATTCAGTTCCAGCCCAACTGCAATTTCCCCAAATCGATTGCGGCGCTGCTGACCTTCAATGCCGGCCTCTTCACCTACATGTTCAGCTCCTTCTATGTGCACAACTACAAGCGGGAGGCCAAGCAGGCGGCGCAAGCCAAGCTGGCGGCACAGGCCAAGTTGGCGGTTAAGCAGGAGTAG